The following are encoded together in the Xanthomonas vesicatoria ATCC 35937 genome:
- a CDS encoding DUF937 domain-containing protein: MSTSASLTDQLAAQLQGPQLQQLAGRLGIAPEQAQSAVQTALPLLMGALGRNSQQAGGTDALLGALQRDHAASPDIGSLFGALLGGSAGGAQANGAGIVNHLFGDKAPQAAAGLGQATGLEPSKAGQLLQLLAPIVMAYLAKRFLGGGAATSTQLGPALAQEHQQVRSSSGAGSLLTSALDQDGDGQLGLGDVMKLGGSLFGKR, encoded by the coding sequence ATGAGCACTTCTGCCTCGTTGACCGATCAGCTGGCCGCGCAGTTGCAAGGCCCGCAGCTGCAGCAACTTGCCGGCCGCCTGGGCATCGCGCCCGAGCAGGCGCAATCGGCGGTGCAGACCGCGTTGCCGTTGTTGATGGGTGCGCTGGGACGCAACAGCCAGCAAGCCGGCGGCACCGATGCCCTGCTGGGTGCCCTGCAGCGCGATCATGCCGCCAGCCCGGACATCGGCAGCCTGTTCGGTGCATTGCTGGGCGGCTCGGCCGGCGGTGCGCAAGCCAATGGTGCGGGCATCGTGAATCATCTGTTCGGCGACAAGGCACCGCAGGCAGCCGCTGGTCTGGGCCAGGCCACCGGGCTTGAACCGAGCAAGGCCGGCCAGCTGCTGCAACTGCTCGCGCCCATCGTGATGGCCTACCTGGCCAAACGGTTCCTTGGCGGCGGTGCTGCGACCAGCACCCAGCTCGGCCCCGCCCTGGCGCAGGAACATCAACAGGTCCGCAGCAGCAGCGGCGCTGGCAGCCTGCTGACCAGCGCGCTGGATCAGGATGGCGACGGCCAGTTGGGCCTGGGCGATGTCATGAAGTTGGGCGGCAGCCTGTTCGGCAAGCGCTGA